The genomic interval CTGCGGCTCGTGGTCGTGATCGCCGCGGTGGGCCTGGTCGCCTTCGCGACCGCGGCCACCGGCCCGATCGCCTTCGTGGCGTTCCTCGCGGGGCCGATCGCCGCCAGGATCGTCGGCCCGGGGGCCTCGCTCCTCGTGCCCTCCGCACTGGTCGGCGCGCTGCTGGTCGTCGTCTCCGACCTCGTGGGGCAGTGGGCGATCGGCACCCGCTTCCCCGTCGGCGTGGTGACGGGCGTGCTCGCCGCCCCGTACCTCATCTATCTCGTCGTCCGCACCCAGCGCTCGGGCGGATCCCTATGACGCCCGGCGGCGCCCCTCATCCCCGGCCCGCGCCCGTCCCGCCAGGAGGCAAACCACGATGACCACGGACCACACCCTGGCAGCGAGCGGCCTCAGCGCGGGCTACGGGGACCGCAGCGTGATCGAGGGCCTCGACCTCGAGCTGGTGCCCGCGCGGATCACGGCGATCATCGGGGCCAACGCGTGCGGGAAGTCGACCCTGCTGCGCGTGCTCTCGCGTCTGCTGGCGCCGACGTCGGGCCAGGTGCTGCTCGACGGCACCCGGATCCACCGTCTGCCGGCCAAGCAGGTCGCGCGCACCCTGGGCCTGCTGCCGCAGTCGCCGATCGCACCCGAGGGCATCACCGTCTCCGAGCTGGTCTCCCGGGGGCGGCATCCGCATCAGGGCCTGGTGGCGCGATGGTCGGCCGCCGACGACGAGGCCGTCGCGGAGGCGCTCGACGCGACCGGGACCGCGGCTCTCGCCGAGCGCCCCGTGGACGAGCTCTCCGGCGGTCAGCGTCAGCGCGTGTGGATCGCGATGGCCCTGGCCCAGCGCACCGATCTGCTCCTGCTCGACGAGCCCACGACGTTCCTGGACGTGAACCACCAGGTCGAGGTGCTCGATCTGCTCACCGACCTCAACGCCCGCCGGGGCACCACGATCGTCATGGTCCTGCACGACCTGAACCTCGCCGCCAGGTACGCCGACCACCTGGTGATGATGGAGCACGGGCGGATCCACGGCGCTGGCGCTCCCGGGGAGGTCTTCACCGCCGAGGCGGTGAGGACCGTGTTCGGCCTCGAGAACCGCGTGATCCGCGACCCCGTCTCCGGCAGCCCGATGATGCTGCCCATCGGCCGGCATCACGGGGTCTCCGAGGACTGAGCGCGGCCCCGGCCGCGCCCCGCCTCACCACTCGAGGATGGACCAGCGCTTCTTCTTGGCGACGGAGTAGAGGCCCAGATCGGGGGAGACCGCTGAGGGCGTGCCGACGAGCTCGAGCCAGGAGGCGTCGGCATGGGAGTCGCCGTAGCCGTAGGACTTCTTGAGGTCGGCGCCGTGCTCGTCGGCGTACTTGCGCAGCCAGTTGGCGCGGGCCTCGTCGACCACCGGGGGAGTGGCGAGGTAGCCGCTCATCACGCCGTCGGAGGTGACGTCCATGCGGGTGGCGACGATGTCGTCGAACAGACCGGCGAGCGGCTCGACGAGCACGTCGAGGGCCCCGGTGACGAGCACGGTGCGGTGGCCCGCGCGGCGGTGCTGCTCGATGAGCTCGAGCGCCTCGGGGCGGATCGAGGAGCGGATCGAGCGGCCCAGGCTGCCGGAGAGCAGCTGCTCGAGCTCCTCGCGGCGGTAGCCCTTGTAGCGGCGGTTGACCAGGCGGATCAGCTCGGAGCGGTCGCGCTTCTCGGCCCGCAGGTAGGAGGGCACCGAGCGCAGCAGGGAGCCGATCTCGCCGGGCCACGAGGCGGTCGGCTTGGTCGCGCGCACCACCGAGAGGTACTGCTGGATGATGTTGGCGCCGACCACGGTGCCGTCCAGGTCGAAGACGGCGAGGGCGTCGCTCGCCTCCTTCATCTCCGGCGCGGGGCGGTTCTGGCGGGCGCGCACGGCGGCGCGGCCGCGCGAGTACGCCTTGGTGAGCTCCGTGACCGCGGGCAGGTGGAGGTTCCGGAAGTAGTCGACCCAGTCGACCTTCGTGATGTCGAAGTCGTGGGTCGAGAGGAACTCGGCGGGCAGCTCCTCGCGCAGCGCGCGGGTGTTCGCGTCGTCGAAGACCATCTCGGTCTTCGTGTACTGGCGGTAGAGCTCGATGTACTTGCGCAGCGTGGTCAGGCCCGAGGCATTGCGGTGCAGGGTCGTCGTCCACTCGCGGGTGCGGCGGGTCGCGGGCAGGCGGGAGACGACGGTCTGACCGGCCTTGGTGGCGATCTCCTTCATCCGGAAGCGCTGCTCGACGAGGTCGACGGACGGGAACGTCCAGTCGGGCACGACGATGTCCTTGCCGTCGTCGTCCTGCAGCGGGTGCTCGACGAAGTAGCCGCGCACGGCGTCGACCATCTCGTGGAAGGGCAGCGGGTTCGAGCCGCCGGAGGCGACCTGGAAGTAGGCGTCGTCGCCGCGGCGGGAGACGTCCTGGGTCGCGAGCGCCACGATCACGTTGACCACGAAGTCGACGGGGATGATGTCCAGGATCGAGTCGGCGAGGCCCGGGAACTCGGGCAGCAGGCCGCGGCCGAAGGCCATGATCAGCGGGTCGGCGACCTTGTAGCCGTCGATCCAGCCGGGGTAGGGGCGCTGCAGCGCGGACTCGATGATCGAGGGGCGCACGAAGGAGACGCGGTGGCCGGCGTCGGCCCACATCTCCTCGGCGACGCGCTCGGCCATCGCCTTGGTGAAGGTGTAGATGTCGGTCCAGCCGACGGACTGCGCGCGCGTGCGGCCGAAGTCGACGAGGCGCTCGTCGACCCACTGCTTGCGCGCCTCCTCGGCGGCGGCGGCGACGGCCTTGGGGCCCATGCGGCCGTCGCGCAGACGGGCGATGCGCATCTGGGTGCGCAGGTTCTCGGGCCGACGGGACTCGGCCTCGACGCGCTGGCGCGCCGCCTGGGAGGCCTCGAACTCGGCCTTCCAGTCGACGCCGTGCTCGAGCCGGCCCTCGCGGCGCAGCCCCTTGGAGATGCCGCCGACGTACGCGGTGGAGACGTGGATGACGTGCGGGTCCTGACCGGAGTCCAGGAGCGCTTGGTAGAGGTTGCGCGCGCCGCCGACGTTGGTCCGGAACGCGTCGTCGATCGGCGGGTCGAAGGACACCGAGGACGCGGAGTGGATGACCGTGTCGTAGCTCTTGTCGAGCGCCGGCATCGCGGTCAGGTCGCCCTCGAGCACGTCGACGCGCGAGTCGAAGGCCGCGCGCACGGTGTCCTTGCCCACGCGGTCGGCCCAGGAGGAGAACACGGGCTTGCGCAGCAGGCCCTCGAGGCGCTTGCGACCGGTCAGCGTCCCCTTCGCGCGCACGACGGCGGTCACGCGGACGTCGTCGGTGTACTCGAGGAGCGACTGCAGGACGGCCTGGCCGAGGAAGCCGGTGACACCGGTCAGCAGGATCTCGCGCGGGCCGGAGCGCTCGGGGGACGGGGTGGGGTTGGACATGCGGTGTTCCCTCAGATGCAGGTGGGCGGCCGACGTCCCGGCCGGGTGGGTCTTCCGGCCTCCGCCCGCCGGCGC from Brachybacterium kimchii carries:
- a CDS encoding ABC transporter ATP-binding protein, which codes for MTTDHTLAASGLSAGYGDRSVIEGLDLELVPARITAIIGANACGKSTLLRVLSRLLAPTSGQVLLDGTRIHRLPAKQVARTLGLLPQSPIAPEGITVSELVSRGRHPHQGLVARWSAADDEAVAEALDATGTAALAERPVDELSGGQRQRVWIAMALAQRTDLLLLDEPTTFLDVNHQVEVLDLLTDLNARRGTTIVMVLHDLNLAARYADHLVMMEHGRIHGAGAPGEVFTAEAVRTVFGLENRVIRDPVSGSPMMLPIGRHHGVSED
- a CDS encoding HAD-IB family hydrolase, producing MSNPTPSPERSGPREILLTGVTGFLGQAVLQSLLEYTDDVRVTAVVRAKGTLTGRKRLEGLLRKPVFSSWADRVGKDTVRAAFDSRVDVLEGDLTAMPALDKSYDTVIHSASSVSFDPPIDDAFRTNVGGARNLYQALLDSGQDPHVIHVSTAYVGGISKGLRREGRLEHGVDWKAEFEASQAARQRVEAESRRPENLRTQMRIARLRDGRMGPKAVAAAAEEARKQWVDERLVDFGRTRAQSVGWTDIYTFTKAMAERVAEEMWADAGHRVSFVRPSIIESALQRPYPGWIDGYKVADPLIMAFGRGLLPEFPGLADSILDIIPVDFVVNVIVALATQDVSRRGDDAYFQVASGGSNPLPFHEMVDAVRGYFVEHPLQDDDGKDIVVPDWTFPSVDLVEQRFRMKEIATKAGQTVVSRLPATRRTREWTTTLHRNASGLTTLRKYIELYRQYTKTEMVFDDANTRALREELPAEFLSTHDFDITKVDWVDYFRNLHLPAVTELTKAYSRGRAAVRARQNRPAPEMKEASDALAVFDLDGTVVGANIIQQYLSVVRATKPTASWPGEIGSLLRSVPSYLRAEKRDRSELIRLVNRRYKGYRREELEQLLSGSLGRSIRSSIRPEALELIEQHRRAGHRTVLVTGALDVLVEPLAGLFDDIVATRMDVTSDGVMSGYLATPPVVDEARANWLRKYADEHGADLKKSYGYGDSHADASWLELVGTPSAVSPDLGLYSVAKKKRWSILEW